The genomic stretch GCGTGGTGGCTCCATCGTCGCGACGGCGTCCGCGGCGGGCGTGAAGCCCGAGCCTGGCGTCGCGGCGTATGGCGCGTCGAAGGCGGCGTTGATTCACCTGGTGAAGGTGGCGGCGAAGGAAGGCGCGGCCGACCGAATCCGTGTCAACGCCATCGCGCCCGCGGGCGTCGAGACACCGGTATGGGATGCCGTCCCCATGTTCGCGGACCGGGTGGCGCAGGTCGGGCGCGATGCGGCGTTCGCCGAGCTCGCCGCCCTGGCGACGCCTCTGGGCCGCTATGCCAGGCCGGAGGAGGTCGCGCGCCAGATTGGCTTCCTGCTGTCGGATGACTGCGCGCTGATGACAGGCACGACCTTGCTGAGCGACGGCGGCTACACGCTCTGAGCACGCAGCCGTTCCTCCGGAGCTCACGGCCCGCGGTTCGACCTCTCGACTCGGCCTGCCCCCGCAATATTCCTTGACGAGAATATGCCTCACGAGGAATATACGTCCTCGTGATTGAGACCTTCACGGCGCTCGCCGACCCGAACCGCTTTCGCATCGTGGAATACCTGCTGGGGGGCGCTCGCTCGGTGGGTGCCATCGGAGAAGCGCTGAACCTGAACCAGCCGCAAGTGTCGAAGCACCTGCGCGTGCTGAAGGAGGCCCGGTTGGTGGACGTGGAGGCGCGCGCCCAGCAGCGCCTCTACGGCCTGCGGCCCGAGCCGCTGCGCGAGCTGAACGCGTGGCTGGAGCGCTACCGCGACATCTGGGACGAGCGACTGGGACAGCTCGACTCGCTCATCGAAGAACTCAAGACGCAGGACATGGAAGCAGCGCAGCGACATGCTCGAAAGAAGAAGGGATGAAGTGATGAGCCTTACGTCAGTGGAGTTGGAGTCGGACCGCACCATCGTCATTTCTCGCAAGTTCAATGCGCCCGCGCGCATCGTGTTCGACGCGTGGACTCGCGCGGACCTGGTGAAGCGCTGGTGGGCGCCAAAGGCCCTCGGCGTCACCATGGCGAGCTGCGAGGCGGACGTGCGCGTTGGCGGCGGCTACCGCTACGTGCTGCGCAATCCGGACGGCGGTGAGGTGGCCTTCTCCGGCCAGTACGCAGAAATAACTCCGCCCTCGCGGCTCGTGTACACGCAGGTCTTCGAACCGATGGCGGACGCGGGTTCGGTCACCATCACCGTCACCTTTGACGAGCGCGACGGAAAGACACACATGGTCTCGCGAGAACTGTATCCGTCAAAGGAAGTACGGGAGGCCGTCCTCGCGTCCGGCATGGAGCACGGCTTGCGCGAAACGATGGGGCAGCTCGACGCGCTCGTGTCGTCGCCGGGCCTCGACTGAGCCGGTGCGCCGCCGTCATCCGTGCGCGCTTCGCGTTGCAGCGGGGGCATGTCACTTGGAGTTGCCCCCGACAAATCGGGCAGCTCAGGGGTGAGAGTTGGCAGTACCGAACTCGCGGTGCGCCCCCTCGCGCCTACAGCCGCGTCGCACCAGACGCCGGCATCAGGCACTACGATGCGACGGTCTGCCCCTCTTGCCGGATGACGTCACCGCCCTGCTCTCTCCCCTCCATGCCGACCCTCCTGGCGATACTGCACATCGTAGGCTGCGTGGTGCTCGCGGCCGTCTTCTTCGCTCCCGCTGGAGTGCCCACGCTCGTCCACCTGCTCAAGGGCATCGTGCGGGAATACAGCCTGGTGATGCTGTTGCCGGCGCTCCTCACCGCGCTGGTGGCCGTCTGGATTTCCCACGTGGACGTATGGAGGTGGCTGCGCTGGGCGACGGCGGCATCCGCACTGCTCGTCGGCATCCTCGCGGCGTGGCCCGCCGCCTCCGCGTGGCGGATGGCCAGGGCGTCCGACATTCCACTCAGCCTCCGTGAGTATCTCCGTCCCCTTGTCGGCTCCCGCCCCCTCCCGAGCCACACCGTTCGTTTCGCCGTGGTCGAGGGGCACGACCTGCACGCCGACGTCTTCCTTCCCGATGCCTCCGCCTCCAGGGCCCGCCCCGCCGTGCTCTACTTTCACGGAGGCGGCTGGCGTGGCGGAGAGCGCGGCTATGCCCGCGCCTGGGCCGACTTCCTCACCACGCGGGGCTATGCGCTCATCTCCTTCGACTACCGGCTCTTTCCTCCTGCCACCGGCCTGAAGGCCCCAGGGGACGTCAAGTGTGGCATCCGCTGGGTCAAGGACCACGCGGCCACCTACGGTATCGACCCGGACCGGCTCGTCCTCTTCGGAGAGTCCGCAGGCGGGCACCTCGCGACCCTCGCGGGGTACACCGAGGGAGATGCTCGCCTTCCGTCCTCCTGCGCCCCCGGGGACACTTCGGTGGCGGCCATCATCAGCTTCTACGCGCCCAGCGACCTGGTGGCCTACGCCGCGAGCGCCCCTGCTCCGCTCAAGGGCTTCACGGGTGTGCCGCTGGAAGGCCACCGCGAGCTGTACGAGTTGCTCTCCCCCATCAACCACGTCGGGCCACGTTCCCCTCCCACACTCCTGCTCCATGGCGGGGCCGACAGCATCGTGCCGCTCGACGCTTCGCAAGCGATGGCCGCTCGACTGGCCCAGGCTGGCGTTTCCCATGCCCTCTTCACGCTGCCGTACGCGGAGCACGGCTTCGACATCTGGGATGGCGGCTTCGGCCGTCAGCTCGCCCGGGCGCTGGTGGGGCGGTTCCTCCAGCAGCACGCGCCCGTCAATTGAGGGCGCCCCCTCGCGCTGTAGGCAGAGAGCATTCCCCCATTCTTCGGGCCATGCGTCACGAGAGTCCTGCGTCTCGTCCAATGTGTACACATAGGCGGCGTCAGGGCCCTGCGACGGAGCGCCGGAGGCGCAGGCCGCCTGATGGTCATTCGACGCGTTGCGCGTATCGCCCGGGGCCCTGGCGGACGGCGAACAGGAGGGAGACTCTTCCCCGCTCACGTTGTTGTTCCCTCCCACATACCTTCGAGCCGTGCCGCGTGCAGTGACTGAGCTCATGAATGGGCGAGGATGCCTGTGGTTCACGCCAGCGCTTGCGCTTCACTCAAACGCGACGACCGAGGACGCGCTCGTGGCTGAAATCGTAGCGCGCAGCGAGCCGATGTGGTGACCCAGCACACTATCGACGCGCGCGACTCCATCTGATGACTGTGCCTATCCAAGATAGCGGCGCAGACGCAGCGACCGAACACCTCCCAGGTCCCCAGACTGCTCCCAGCGAGAGTCCACCTGAAGGACAGACTCCCCCTTGATGCGCATCGCCGGCGCGGAACTGTCACCGCGCTCGCTGGAGTCAACACAGCCCCACCAACAGGTAGCGAGTCGCCGTCTTCATGTCCCTCCCCAGGTCTATTCGGGGAACACGAATGCCTCGTCTCAAATGGAAGAGACAGGCCGGGCGACATCGTTGCATTGAATCGTCGGCAAGAATCGCGGTCCGGGACGCATGGCTCGCGGCGCCCTCCCCGGGCACGACACCACGCGCAAGCGAGGCTTTTTAGTCGACAAATGAGCCGTGAATAATCCACGCTGAAGAGCGTCCAGGTGGGCCAGTCGGTGAATGACTCCCCGCGCCCCAACGGGCCCACCGGCTTCTCAAATAGAAAGAAAAAGTTCGATGAACTCGATTGCTCGCGCAGTGATTGCCTCATCCATGTTCGCCGCTTCCTCCGCCTTCGCCCAGGACGTCGAGATGAACATCCACGCCGATGACATTGGCATGCCGTCGACCAGCATTTCCGTGGAGGGCATGTCCCCGGATGGCAACCCAGCGGGCGTCAACATGGAGATTCGTGGTGGCGGTACTCGCATGGAGGTGAACGTGTCGGGAACCGGAACTCCGCCTCCGTCGGGGCGACATGAGCGCAGAGAGCGCCATGAGCATCGCGAGGAAGTCGCGCCGCGCGAGCCCCCCGTCCGACATGTGCGGCACCATTCCGAGCCCGCGTTCCGCGACTGTGGGACGAACCAGGACCCGGGCTGCACCATGCAGCGCAACGGCCATTTCGCGATGGACGCGGAGACCTTCCACGGCTTCATGCAGTCCCTCAAGAGCACTCACAACGAGCTGACGCGGGAGGAAATGGTGGAGAAGGTGATGAAGCGGGCCTTCCTCACCGCGAAGCAGTTCGGCCTCGTCCTGGACCTGTTCAAGAACGAAATCACCCGCCTGGACGTGGCGAAGACGGCCGCGCCCCGCGTGGTGAACCCGCAGCACGCGCTGGGGTTCTCTTCCAAGTGGAGGAACTCCATCTCTGCTGACGAGTACGTGGAGATCATCACCGAGCAGTAATCCACGGGATGTCGTTCCAGCAGCCACCGCGCGCCGACGTAGCCCCGCCTACCCTGCCCCTGCGGTCCGCATCGCTGGCCGCGGCTCAGGGGAGAGCGAAGCTGGCGGGGTGTTGCGCCACATGCAGTCGCGTTGCCCCCTTGCTGGATGGATGAGCCGCCTGGTACGGCGTGTGCCCAGCGGGGGCCGCCAGGCCGCTCCACCGGCCTGGCGCACAGCCCAAGGGCCCCGTCAGTCATCTTCTCAGCCGGGTCGGTCAGCACCAGTAGAACCAGGGTCCGCCCTGGGCGTGCCGGCTCCTAGGAGCCGTGACGTGCTCGACGGTGGCTCAGTAGTAGTCTCGTAGGGTGAGCTGGCGCTTGCTGCCGTCTTTCAAAGTGAGCACCACCGTCTGACCTGCTGCGCGATATCGCCAACGCGAGAGTTCCGTGCCCGCGTAATCGGGGCCAATGGGCTTGCCATCAATGGCGATGATTTCGTCCCCCGCGTTCCAGCCCGAGCCGGCGGCGGGGCTCCCAGGGGCCACCAGCTTCACCACGAGCCGCCCCTCCGCGGGGAGGGCAATCAGGCCGGACCGGTCCTTGCGGAAGGGCTGCCGCAGCGCGCGGGCATCGGGGACCAGCATCAGCGTGTCCGTCGCATAGTCCGTTATCATCCGGAAGCGCCCGAGGACGGCGAGCCCCAGGTTGCCGAGGAGCCGGTCCGAGGCGGAGACACTCTTGCCCGCATCGTCGAACACCGTGGGCACGTCCTTCATGGTGAAGCCCGCCAGTTGGATGTCCTTCAGCGTCGCCACATCGCGCTCCCGGAGTCCGCCCACGGCTCCGGACAGCGTCCTGGAGCTGCGCCTTTCCGTGAGCAGCCCCGCTTGCTGCCAGTAGGCGGGGAAGAGCGAGAGCGCTCCGCTGTTGCCCACGTCGAACAGCACCGGAATGGGGGGACGGCCCTCGATGGAGATCTGGACGGCGCGCTGCCCACCCGCGGATTCAACCAGCGGGAGTCGCACCGCTCGCGGCGGAGCCTTGAAGCGGGACGCCTCATGGAAGGCGACGCGCCGGTTGGGGAAGTCCACGTCCACGACGAGCTGGTTGAAGGACTCCTTGCCCAGGACGACGGGCAGCGGGTGGCCTATCAACCGCGCGACCTCGGACAGGTCGATGACGGCGACCGTCAGCCCCGTCAGTCGCAAGTTGCCCAAGGTGATGTCCACGCCACCCGCGAGCTGGGCCTGTGCCTGTCCTCCGCTGCCGACCGCCGCGAGCTGCCCCTGCGTCTTCAGCCCCAGTTCACGCGCATAGGCCGTGTCGACCACCGTCATCTCGGCGCCGCTGTCCAGAAGCACCTGCGTCACCTGGCCATTCACCCGCGCTGGAATGTAGACGCGGTTCTCGTCGAAGAACTCGAAGGGGATGAAGCCGGTGCTGTGGTGACCTTTCGCGAAGCTCGCCTTGCGGACGTCCTGGGGGCGTTCGAAGACCACGGGCGGAATGGGTACGTTCAGCTCCAGCGTCT from Myxococcus xanthus encodes the following:
- a CDS encoding SDR family NAD(P)-dependent oxidoreductase, yielding MGTFTHRTALVTGAASGIGLAVARHLAAEGATRLILVDLAQEALEAVTLPCAVDRAVGDVRDEAFWEALASRLVGLDHAVVNAGVAGAATIVDHGFDEWRRILSINLDGAFLTLRAAMRAMRGRGGSIVATASAAGVKPEPGVAAYGASKAALIHLVKVAAKEGAADRIRVNAIAPAGVETPVWDAVPMFADRVAQVGRDAAFAELAALATPLGRYARPEEVARQIGFLLSDDCALMTGTTLLSDGGYTL
- a CDS encoding SRPBCC family protein, with the protein product MSLTSVELESDRTIVISRKFNAPARIVFDAWTRADLVKRWWAPKALGVTMASCEADVRVGGGYRYVLRNPDGGEVAFSGQYAEITPPSRLVYTQVFEPMADAGSVTITVTFDERDGKTHMVSRELYPSKEVREAVLASGMEHGLRETMGQLDALVSSPGLD
- a CDS encoding alpha/beta hydrolase, translating into MPTLLAILHIVGCVVLAAVFFAPAGVPTLVHLLKGIVREYSLVMLLPALLTALVAVWISHVDVWRWLRWATAASALLVGILAAWPAASAWRMARASDIPLSLREYLRPLVGSRPLPSHTVRFAVVEGHDLHADVFLPDASASRARPAVLYFHGGGWRGGERGYARAWADFLTTRGYALISFDYRLFPPATGLKAPGDVKCGIRWVKDHAATYGIDPDRLVLFGESAGGHLATLAGYTEGDARLPSSCAPGDTSVAAIISFYAPSDLVAYAASAPAPLKGFTGVPLEGHRELYELLSPINHVGPRSPPTLLLHGGADSIVPLDASQAMAARLAQAGVSHALFTLPYAEHGFDIWDGGFGRQLARALVGRFLQQHAPVN
- a CDS encoding DUF4476 domain-containing protein — protein: MNSIARAVIASSMFAASSAFAQDVEMNIHADDIGMPSTSISVEGMSPDGNPAGVNMEIRGGGTRMEVNVSGTGTPPPSGRHERRERHEHREEVAPREPPVRHVRHHSEPAFRDCGTNQDPGCTMQRNGHFAMDAETFHGFMQSLKSTHNELTREEMVEKVMKRAFLTAKQFGLVLDLFKNEITRLDVAKTAAPRVVNPQHALGFSSKWRNSISADEYVEIITEQ
- a CDS encoding aspartyl protease family protein, which translates into the protein MRVLIAVLLTLPLLFGPSEAGAEALQPLLARHLAWRGGDAFTQLESIHAKGKSVTGGLQGPMESWSHRDGRARRDEDYGVMRQSMTITPDGGWKLNASGQVEDASPTDARDVRHQVALDFGAALRGSAGATLALQPDAQRDGHAWKVVRVTFGDEDLYDLFLNEADGALHGLRIREDNVTRFVRLGDWRQVQGVRIPFLEEVLTDNPDSDSRTVVETLELNVPIPPVVFERPQDVRKASFAKGHHSTGFIPFEFFDENRVYIPARVNGQVTQVLLDSGAEMTVVDTAYARELGLKTQGQLAAVGSGGQAQAQLAGGVDITLGNLRLTGLTVAVIDLSEVARLIGHPLPVVLGKESFNQLVVDVDFPNRRVAFHEASRFKAPPRAVRLPLVESAGGQRAVQISIEGRPPIPVLFDVGNSGALSLFPAYWQQAGLLTERRSSRTLSGAVGGLRERDVATLKDIQLAGFTMKDVPTVFDDAGKSVSASDRLLGNLGLAVLGRFRMITDYATDTLMLVPDARALRQPFRKDRSGLIALPAEGRLVVKLVAPGSPAAGSGWNAGDEIIAIDGKPIGPDYAGTELSRWRYRAAGQTVVLTLKDGSKRQLTLRDYY
- a CDS encoding ArsR/SmtB family transcription factor — protein: MIETFTALADPNRFRIVEYLLGGARSVGAIGEALNLNQPQVSKHLRVLKEARLVDVEARAQQRLYGLRPEPLRELNAWLERYRDIWDERLGQLDSLIEELKTQDMEAAQRHARKKKG